The Amycolatopsis nigrescens CSC17Ta-90 genomic interval ACCATCACCCGCCCACTCGACGCACCCAGGTCTACCGCCGCGAACCTCATCGCAGGAACGCAGCCGCCACACCGGCGTCCACCGGCACGTGCAGTCCGGTGGTGTGCGCCAGTTCGCCGCCGGTCAGCACGAACACCGCGTTCGCCACGTGCTCCGGCAGCACCTCGCGTTTGAGCAGGGTGCGCTGGGCGTAGAACGCGCCGAGTTCCTCCTCCTGCACCCCGTACACCGCCGCCCGCTGCGCACCCCAGCCGCCGGCGAAGATGCCGGAGCCACGCACCACGCCGTCCGGGTTCACCCCGTTGACCCGGATGCCGTGCGCGCCGAGTTCGGCGGCCAGCAGCCGGACCTGGTGCGCCTGGTCCGCCTTCGTCGCGCTGTAGGCCACGTTGTTCGGCCCGGCGAACACGGAGTTCTTGCTGGCGACGTAAACCAGGTCCCCGCCGAAGCCCTGCGCCAGCATCACCCGGGCCGCCTCACGCGAGACCAGGAAGGAGCCGCGCGCCATCACGTCGTGCTGAAGGTCCCAGTCGCGCACCGAGGTTTCCAGCAGCGGCTTGGAAATCGACAGTCCGGCGTTGTTCACCACCAGGTCCACGCCGCCGAAAGCCAGTGACGCGGCACGGAAGGCTTCCGCTATCTGATCCTCGTCGGTGACGTCCGCGGTCACCGAGATGGCCCTGTCCCGGCCGCCGAGCTCGGTCACCACCTCCCGCGCGGCCTCGGCGTTGACATCGGCGACCACCACACAGGCCCCTTCGGCGACGAGCCGCCGCGCGATCGCTCTGCCTATCCCCGAACCGGCGCCGGTGACCAGTGCGACCCTGGTGGCGAGGGACTTCGGTTTCGGCCGCCGCTGGAGCTTCGCCTCCTCCAACGACCAGTACTCGATGCGGAACTTCTCGCGCTCGTCGATCGGCGCGTACGAGGACACGGATTCCGCGCCGCGCATCACGTTGATCGCGTTGACGTAGAACTCCCCCGCCACCCTTGCGGTCTGCGCGTCGGCGCCGAAGGAGAACATGCCCACCCCCGGCACCAGCACGATCGCCGGGTCCGCCCCGCGCATCGCCGGGGAGTCCGGCTCGGCGTGCCGCTCGTAGTAGGCGCGGTACTGCTCGCGATAGTCCGCGTGCAGTTCCTTCAGCCGTTCGACGACCTCGTCCAGCGGCGCGGCCGGCGGCAGGTCCAGCACCAGCGGACGGACCTTGGTGCGCAGGAAGTGGTCCGGGCAGGAGGTGCCGAGCGCGGCCAGTCGCGGATGCTCGGCGCCGGCCAGGAAGTCGAGCACCACCTCGGTGTCGGTGAAATGTCCGATCTGGCGCCGGTCGGTGGACGCGAGGCCGCGGATGACCGGGGCGAGCGCGGCGGCCCGCTCCCTGCGCTCGGCCTCGGGCAGCGGCCGGTGCACGACCGGGCCGAACGGTTCCGCGCGGCCGTGCTCGGCGAGGAACTCCGCCGCGGTGCGGATAATCTCCAGCGAATGCGCCTCGGCCTGGTCCGAAGTCTCCCCCCAGGCGGTGATGCCGTGCCCGCCGAGGATGCAGCCGATCGCCCGCGGGTGTGCCGCCTTGATCGCGGCGATGTCAAGGCCCAGCTGGAAACCCGGCCGCCGCCACGGCACCCAGACCACCCGGTCGCCGAAACACCGCTCGGTCAGCCGCTCGCCGTCCGCCGCAGTGGCCAGCGCGATCCCCGAATCCGGGTGCAGGTGGTCCACGTGCGGCGCGTCCACGAGGCCGTGCATGGCAGTGTCGATGGACGGCGCCGCGCCACCTTTTCCATGTAAGCAGTAGTCGAACGCGGCGACCATCTCGTCTTCGCGCTCCACGCCGGGATAGACGTCGACCAGCGCGCGCAGCCGATCCAGCCTCAGCACCGCCAGTCCCTGTTCGGTAAGCGTGCCGAGGTCACCGCCGGAACCCTTGACCCACAACAGGTCCACCGGTGCCCCGGTGACCGGGTCGGTCGCGGTGCCCTTCGCGGAGGTGTTCCCGCCGGCGTAGTTGGTGTTCGCCGGATCCGCCCCCAACCGGTTGGACCTGGCCAGCAGTTCGGGGATCACGCGCCCCACCCCGCCTGGCTACCGCCGACCCGCTCGTCCACGATCCGTTCGCCGTAGCCCGAACGCCGGTAGGCCGCCACCGGATCCGGGTCGATGCCGAGTTCCTCGCGCAGTTCGGCGAGCAGCGGCCGGACGTCGGTGTTGTACGCGTCCATCAGCACGTCGTTCGCGGCGATCACGTCGCCGGACTTCTGCGCCGCGGCCAGCGCTTCGACGTCCACCAGCAGGGCTTTCGCGGTGGCTTCCTGGACATTGCACACCGAGCGGATCTGGCCGGGGATCTTCGCCTCGATGTTGTGGCACTGGTCGAGCATGAACGCGACGCCGGTCTCCGGCTGGTATCCGCCGCCGCGCACCACCTCGTACATGATGCGGAACAGCTGGAACGGGTCCGCGGCGCCGACCATCAGGTCGTCGTCGGCGTAGAACCGCGAGTTGAAGTCGAACGCGCCCAGTTTTCCGGCGCGCAGCAGGAAGGCGACGATGAACTCGATGTTCGTGCCCGGCGCGTGGTGCCCGGTGTCCACGCAGACCTGCGCCCGGTCGCCGAGTTCGACGCAGTGCGCGTAGGCGGTGCCCCAGTCCGGCACGTCCGTGGTGTAGAAGGCTGGCTCGAACAGCTTGTACTCCAGCAACAGCCGCTGGTGCCCGCCGAGCCGGCGGTAGACCGCGGCCAGCGCTTCGGTGAGCCGGTCCTGGCGGTCGCGGATGTCGTCCTGTCCCGGATAGTTGGTGCCGTCGGAGAACCACAGCTTCAGGTCGCGCGATCCGGTGGCGTCCATGATGTCCACGCAGTCCAGCAGATGGTCCAGCGCCTTGCGCCGGACGCGGGGGTCCGGATTGGTCACGCTGCCGAGCTTGTAGTCGTCGTCCTGGAAAACGTTGGCGTTGATGGTGCCCAGCCGGATTCCGGCGGCTTCGGCGTAATCGGCGAGTTTGCCGTAATCGTCTACCTTGTCCCAGGGAATGTGCAGCGCGACGCTGGGCGCCACGCCGGTGAAGGCGTGCACCTGCGCCGCGTCGTCGATCTTCTCCTGGACCGTTCGCGGCACGCCTGGCTGTGCGAACACCTTGAACCGGGTACCCGAGTTGCCGTACGCCCAGGAAGGGGTTTCGATCCGCTGCGTGCGCAAACGCTGGCTGACCGCCGCTGGAGCGCTCATATCCGTCTCCCCCTTACGAAACCGAGAGGCTTGAAACGTTTCATCCGCATGGTAGGCTGCCTTCGGGCAGGGAGCAAGGGGGCAAATGGTCGGCATCAAGGACGTGGCAAGGCGGGCCGGCGTCTCCATCGGCACAGTGTCCAATGTGGTCAATCGGCCGCACGTGGTCTCGGCGGCTACCCGCACCAGGGTGCTGTCGGTGATCGAGGAGCTCGGCTACGTGCGGGACGAATCCGCCCGGCAGCTCCGCGCGGGCCACAGCCGGATCATGGCGCTGCTCGTACTCGACCTCGGCAACCCCTTCTTCGTCGACGTGGCGCACGGCGCGGAGGAAGCCGCGCACGGCGAAGGTCTCAACGTGATCACCTGCAACAGCCGCCAGCGGGTCGACACGGAAAGCTCCTACCTGTCGATGCTCGCCGAACAGCGCGTCCGCGGCGTGCTGCTCAGCCCGGTCGGCACCACCGGCGAAGCGCTGCAGAGCTTTCGCCGCAGCGGCATCCCGTACGTTTTCGTCGACCGCAAGGCACCTTCGGCCGAAGCCAGCTCCGTCTCCGTGGACGACGTCGCGGGCGGCGGGCTGGCGATGCGGCA includes:
- a CDS encoding LacI family DNA-binding transcriptional regulator; this encodes MVGIKDVARRAGVSIGTVSNVVNRPHVVSAATRTRVLSVIEELGYVRDESARQLRAGHSRIMALLVLDLGNPFFVDVAHGAEEAAHGEGLNVITCNSRQRVDTESSYLSMLAEQRVRGVLLSPVGTTGEALQSFRRSGIPYVFVDRKAPSAEASSVSVDDVAGGGLAMRHLLETGHTRIAFVNGPAILTQCRERETGVRSALAGSGAELSILETAALDVPSGRDAGARLLGVSPRPTAVFCANDLLALGVLQAMVGAGVRVPEDMAIVGYDDIEFAGAAAVPLTSVRQPAKRLGRTAAELLIAETGGDNGDPVEHQAVVFTPELVVRDSTRIRR
- a CDS encoding bifunctional rhamnulose-1-phosphate aldolase/short-chain dehydrogenase, with amino-acid sequence MGRVIPELLARSNRLGADPANTNYAGGNTSAKGTATDPVTGAPVDLLWVKGSGGDLGTLTEQGLAVLRLDRLRALVDVYPGVEREDEMVAAFDYCLHGKGGAAPSIDTAMHGLVDAPHVDHLHPDSGIALATAADGERLTERCFGDRVVWVPWRRPGFQLGLDIAAIKAAHPRAIGCILGGHGITAWGETSDQAEAHSLEIIRTAAEFLAEHGRAEPFGPVVHRPLPEAERRERAAALAPVIRGLASTDRRQIGHFTDTEVVLDFLAGAEHPRLAALGTSCPDHFLRTKVRPLVLDLPPAAPLDEVVERLKELHADYREQYRAYYERHAEPDSPAMRGADPAIVLVPGVGMFSFGADAQTARVAGEFYVNAINVMRGAESVSSYAPIDEREKFRIEYWSLEEAKLQRRPKPKSLATRVALVTGAGSGIGRAIARRLVAEGACVVVADVNAEAAREVVTELGGRDRAISVTADVTDEDQIAEAFRAASLAFGGVDLVVNNAGLSISKPLLETSVRDWDLQHDVMARGSFLVSREAARVMLAQGFGGDLVYVASKNSVFAGPNNVAYSATKADQAHQVRLLAAELGAHGIRVNGVNPDGVVRGSGIFAGGWGAQRAAVYGVQEEELGAFYAQRTLLKREVLPEHVANAVFVLTGGELAHTTGLHVPVDAGVAAAFLR
- the rhaI gene encoding L-rhamnose isomerase, which encodes MSAPAAVSQRLRTQRIETPSWAYGNSGTRFKVFAQPGVPRTVQEKIDDAAQVHAFTGVAPSVALHIPWDKVDDYGKLADYAEAAGIRLGTINANVFQDDDYKLGSVTNPDPRVRRKALDHLLDCVDIMDATGSRDLKLWFSDGTNYPGQDDIRDRQDRLTEALAAVYRRLGGHQRLLLEYKLFEPAFYTTDVPDWGTAYAHCVELGDRAQVCVDTGHHAPGTNIEFIVAFLLRAGKLGAFDFNSRFYADDDLMVGAADPFQLFRIMYEVVRGGGYQPETGVAFMLDQCHNIEAKIPGQIRSVCNVQEATAKALLVDVEALAAAQKSGDVIAANDVLMDAYNTDVRPLLAELREELGIDPDPVAAYRRSGYGERIVDERVGGSQAGWGA